Proteins encoded together in one Anopheles darlingi chromosome 3, idAnoDarlMG_H_01, whole genome shotgun sequence window:
- the LOC125957497 gene encoding succinate dehydrogenase cytochrome b560 subunit, mitochondrial-like, protein MAASLLLRNACRRSLFQGCYGLNGNQTLPTLAAARTIVLKPVKSDERPGESHDDRNARLKRPQSPHLTIYSFQLTSTLSITHRFTGLALTGYITALGLGALVMPHDATHYLTMLEGLSAPTLIALKFMLAYPFAYHTVNGVRHLFWDMGKFLTIKEVYTTGYTMLGVSGVLAGVLTAL, encoded by the exons ATGGCCGCTAGCCTTCTGCTCAG AAACGCCTGTCGTCGCTCGCTGTTCCAGGGTTGCTATGGTCTCAACGGAAACCAGACTCTGCCAACACTCGCGGCCGCCCGCACGATCGTGCTGAAACCGGTCAAATCCGACGAACGTCCGGGCGAGTCGCACGACGATCGGAATGCCCGCCTGAAGCGACCGCAATCCCCGCATCTGACCATCTACAGCTTTCAGCTAACGAGTACCCTCTCGATTACCCACCGATTCACCGGACTGGCGCTGACCGGATACATAACCGCGCTCGGACTCGGCGCCCTGGTCATGCCGCACGATGCCACACACTACCTTACTATGCTCGAGGGTCTCAGCGCTCCGACGCTGATCGCGCTCAAGTTCATGCTGGCCTACCCGTTCGCCTACCACACCGTCAACGGTGTGCGCCATCTGTTCTGGGATATGGGCAAGTTCCTGACCATCAAGGAGGTGTACACCACCGGCTACACGATGTTGGGTGTGTCCGGTGTGCTGGCCGGAGTATTGACGGCCCtgtaa
- the LOC125957110 gene encoding uncharacterized protein LOC125957110, whose product MMTRRKSVHESTLQAQLQQERAAEEQLAIGTLASDIAQILKTSVVPGTTGLLPSSSPQTQIPNASSATKPATTTTTTTGEAAEAKKSAGPATPASIANSSSSITSPLISNSFGPSSSPSVMSSAARGSSVNRSKTPRISKRSASLLDASQSPTVTVPSSNNSGVQTNSTASSASGSGSATTMITTATASTTPVQNPVQQTLAQNGMDPDEIPKFKGYRIIEIDHFLQWAAFSQFMHSKHCPGGLLKPYQEYISGCYSTFAMKCSRCSAIITRSSENYIHHNKLVNRLVKGTIQLGKDYDEMLQFMDLLEVPFVTREEFQSVRAQLGSSLEDQSALQRAVEELEQASVQSKRKRHGSCKYHYEVLKVYLNKKMKKIEENLQLSVNDSVALAVNAHLKNVSHVQLMPNGHSSNMNCAILGAGGGGSGAGGAIYGSAVTSNPANTSHSNINSTSISTHGLNGPPTIGTGTVPPSGVRSTMMLEPSGVLGSGGVARLPSFNRDQQQQHQH is encoded by the exons ATGATGACCAGACGGAAATCCGTGCACGAGTCCACGCTACAGGCCCAGCTCCAGCAGGAGCGGGCAGCGGAAGAGCAACTGGCCATCGGAACTCTCGCCTCGGACATAGCACAGATCCTCAAGACAAGTGTAGtccccggaaccaccggcctgctgccatcatcatcgccacaaaCGCAAATCCCAAACGCATCATCGGCCACAAagccagcgacaacgacgaccactacGACGGGAGAGGCAGCGGAGGCGAAGAAATCAGCAGGACCCGCTACGCCTGCTTCGatcgccaacagcagcagtagtatcACTTCACCACTTATAAGCAACTCATTTGGCCCTTCCAGTTCCCCCAGCGTTATGTCGTCTGCCGCTAGAGGAAGCTCCGTGAATCGTAGTAAAACGCCACGCATCTCGAAACGGTCCGCGTCCCTGCTGGATGCTTCTCAGTCGCCGACAGTCACAGTTCCGTCGTCTAACAACTCAGGCGTGCAGACTAACAGCACGGCCTCCTCAGCCTCTGGCAGTGGGAGCGCAACCACAATGATCACCACGGCGACAGCGTCTACGACTCCAGTACAGAATCCCGTCCAGCAGACGCTTGCGCAAAATGGCATGGATCCGGACGAGATACCAAAGTTCAAGGGCTATCGCATCATCGAAATTGACCATTTCCTGCAGTGGGCCGCCTTCTCCCAGTTTATGCACTCGAAGCATTGCCCAGGAGGGTTGCTTAAACCGTACCAGGAGTATATCAGCGGCTGCTATTCGACGTTCGCAATGAAGTGTAGCCGCTGCTCAGCAATCATTACACGGTCATCGGAGAACTACATTCATCACAACAAGCTGGTGAACCGGTTGGTCAAGGGTACGATACAGTTGGGCAAGGACTATGATGAGATGCTCCAGTTCATGGATCTGCTCGAGGTACCGTTCGTGACGCGCGAAGAGTTTCAATCGGTACGGGCCCAATTGGGCTCCTCGCTCGAGGACCAATCGGCGTTGCAGCGGGCCGTCGAAGAGCTCGAACAAGCCTCAGTTCAGTCGAAACGAAAGCGGCACGGTAGCTGCAAGTACCATTACGAAGTGCTGAAGGTGTATCTTaacaaaaagatgaaaaaaatcgaagaaaaccTTCAGCTCTCCGTGAACGATTCCGTAGCGCTTGCCGTCAACGCACATCTAAAGAACGTATCGCACGTTCAGCTCAT GCCCAAtggacacagcagcaacatgaacTGCGCGATACTTGGTGCCGGCGGAGGTGGAagtggagcaggaggagcaatTTACGGAAGTGCAGTTACTTCTAATCCGGCCAACACTAGCCACAGCAACAttaacagcaccagcatcagtacCCACGGGCTAAATGGACCACCAACGATAGGCACAGGCACCGTACCGCCGTCTGGCGTACGCTCTACAATGATGCTGGAACCGTCTGGAGTGTTGGGGAGCGGAGGGGTCGCAAGGTTACCGTCATTCAATCgtgatcagcaacagcagcaccaacactgA